From the genome of Geminicoccaceae bacterium:
CTACACTTCGGGCACTACCGGGCAGCCCAAGGGCGTGGTGCGAGACAATGGCGGGCATGCCGCAGCTCTTCTCTGGTCGATGAAATACATCTACGCGGTAGAGCCCGGCGATGTCTATTGGGCCGCCTCGGATGTAGGCTGGGTCGTCGGCCACTCCTATATCTGCTATGCTCCGCTGCTCAATGGCAACACCACCATCGTCTATGAGGGCAAGCCCGTCGGCACTCCCGATGCCGGGGCATTCTGGCGTGTCATCAGCGAACATGGCGTCAAGGTGCTGTTCACCGCACCCACGGCCTTCCGCGCAATCAAGAAGGAGGACCCCGAGGGTCGTCTTCTTCAGGACTACGACCTGTCCCGCTTCGAGCGCCTCTATCTCGCCGGCGAGCGCTGCGATCCCGACACCCTGCTCTGGGCCGAGAAGGAACTGCGTGTACCGGTGATCGATCACTGGTGGCAGACCGAAACCGGCTGGTCGATCTGCGCCAACCCGATGGGTATAGAACCGATGCCGATCAAGCCCGGTTCGCCCACCGTTCCCATGCCCGGATATGACGTCCAGATCCTCGACGAGGAGGGCCTGCCCGTCAGCGGGCATGGCGATATCGGGGCCATCGTCGTCAAGTTGCCCCTGCCGCCCTCCTGCCTGCCGACCCTGTGGCATGCGGAAGCCCGCTTCCACCAATCCTATCTCAGCCGCTATCCGGGTTACTATCTGACCGGCGATGCGGGCTTCAAGGACGAGGACGGCTACCTCTATATCATGAGTCGCATCGACGATATCATCAACGTAGCCGGCCATCGCCTGTCAACCGGGGGCATGGAGGAGGTGCTCGCAGGCCACCACGACGTCGCCGAATGTGCCGTGCTGGGCGTCAATGACCAGCTCAAGGGCGAACTGCCGATGGGCTTCGTCGTGCTCAAGAGCGGCGTCGACCGTCCTGCGGAGGAGATCGTCCGGGAACTGATCACCAAGGTGCGCAACGAGATCGGCCCGGTCGCCGCCTTCAAGCTCGTGGCAATTGTCGGTCGACTTCCCAAGACCCGTTCTGGCAAGATCCTTCGCGGAACGATGAAGGCCATTGCCGATGATGCCAGTTGGAAGATGCCCGCCACGATCGATGACCCGGCCATCCTTGACGAGATCGCCGAGGCTCTCAGGGGGTTGGGCTATGCACATTCGCACCCGACCCGGGGTGCCTGACGCCGGGCATCGGGTCTGCCTTCGAAAATGCAGGCCATGAGCGGCTGGGGCGATCGCCGCCAGCAGGGCGGCGGACGACCGGACAACGTCACGCCGTTCCGTCGCAACGGGGGCCGGCAGCCTGGGCACTCGTCCTCGCACCCCCCTGCCATCAACCTGCCGCCCGCGACGAAGGTGGTGGCGCTGGTCCTCGTCGTCATCCATGTCCTCGACTGGATCAGCGGTGGAGCGATCGCCCGCTATTGCGTCTTCACCGGCCTGCGGTTCAGCCTGCACAGCCTGATCACGCTCTTTACCTATGCACTGATCCACGCCAATCCAGGTCATCTGGCGATGAACATCGTCAGCCTCGCGA
Proteins encoded in this window:
- a CDS encoding propionyl-CoA synthetase; its protein translation is MSTANTGYQPIYRQSLEDPETFWAEVAQELDWIRPHDRVLETDERTYYRWFVGGQINTCYNCVDRHVKAGHGDRLAIIHDSPITASQRKITYAELQDLVSRFAGVLRSRGVEKGDRVIIYMPMVPEALVAMLACARLGAIHSVVFGGFASNELATRINDCTPKVIVASSCGIEPGRVIAYKPLIDKAIEMAVHKPQTTIILAREQAAAELVEGRDFDWATEMASAESVDCVPVEATDPLYILYTSGTTGQPKGVVRDNGGHAAALLWSMKYIYAVEPGDVYWAASDVGWVVGHSYICYAPLLNGNTTIVYEGKPVGTPDAGAFWRVISEHGVKVLFTAPTAFRAIKKEDPEGRLLQDYDLSRFERLYLAGERCDPDTLLWAEKELRVPVIDHWWQTETGWSICANPMGIEPMPIKPGSPTVPMPGYDVQILDEEGLPVSGHGDIGAIVVKLPLPPSCLPTLWHAEARFHQSYLSRYPGYYLTGDAGFKDEDGYLYIMSRIDDIINVAGHRLSTGGMEEVLAGHHDVAECAVLGVNDQLKGELPMGFVVLKSGVDRPAEEIVRELITKVRNEIGPVAAFKLVAIVGRLPKTRSGKILRGTMKAIADDASWKMPATIDDPAILDEIAEALRGLGYAHSHPTRGA